The following proteins are encoded in a genomic region of Helicobacter sp. MIT 21-1697:
- a CDS encoding heme-binding protein, producing the protein MNVSIKPIAFATLIFVCVQGSEIKYASKVKSLYKEGGDKVVGRLLPTAQVEVLEHKGNKVLLRIQGYKQVNNQAALYFAPNRRILNVGFSKNAGVAFKSIESFKESESKQEWELASVDLWSDDTHLVESVEPLYKEANELFANCSICHALHPPKEFNANAWPSVIKSMKTRVGFDNDQEYLVSQYLQKNAKDMPKEK; encoded by the coding sequence ATGAATGTGTCAATAAAGCCAATCGCATTTGCAACACTCATATTTGTATGTGTGCAAGGGAGTGAGATAAAATATGCTTCCAAAGTCAAATCACTTTACAAAGAGGGTGGAGATAAGGTTGTGGGGAGGCTTTTGCCAACAGCTCAAGTTGAGGTGCTAGAGCACAAAGGTAACAAAGTGCTTTTACGCATTCAAGGTTATAAACAAGTAAATAATCAAGCAGCCTTGTATTTTGCGCCTAATCGGCGGATTCTTAATGTAGGATTTTCTAAAAATGCGGGTGTGGCTTTTAAAAGCATAGAATCTTTTAAAGAAAGCGAAAGCAAACAAGAATGGGAACTTGCAAGCGTGGATTTATGGAGTGATGATACGCATTTGGTTGAAAGTGTTGAGCCGCTGTATAAAGAGGCAAATGAGCTTTTTGCAAATTGTTCTATTTGCCACGCTTTGCACCCGCCTAAGGAATTTAACGCAAATGCGTGGCCTAGTGTGATTAAGTCAATGAAAACGCGTGTAGGTTTTGATAATGACCAAGAATACTTAGTATCTCAATACTTACAAAAAAATGCTAAAGATATGCCAAAGGAGAAATAA
- a CDS encoding molybdopterin guanine dinucleotide-containing S/N-oxide reductase — protein sequence MNTLSRRQVLQAMGKGLAIFALVPFVGCDSESKKAIIESGVKDFSENLVLDGEVITGAHWGVLKAKIKDGKVISSSNALKNSMPNPLHSTIPDLIYSPTRIKYPMVRKSYLENPASPKPELRGADEWVRVSYDEAIALIAKELKATYKQKGKEGVFAGSYGWKSSGNLHNARILLQRFMGMAGGYVGVSGDYSTGASQVIMPYVVGSIEVYEQQTSFSSVLDNSQVVVIWGADPMATLRNAWTLNEGTGLDFFEQLKKSGKHIISIDPVRNMTCDYLGAEWLAPLPNTDVALMLGIMHTMLEHNQYDKDFIENYTTGFEQFKAYLLGQNDGTAKNAAWASKICGISAQKIESLAQLFFNNRTMLMSGWGMQRAHHGEQPHWALVTLACMIGQIGLPGGGFGLSYHYSNGGSPTATAPVVGGINLGNVGSSGAEWLMQGSDNNFPLARISDALLNPGKSIEHNGKKITYTDIDFIYWAGGNPLVHHQDTNTLIKAWQKPRTIVVNEIYWTPTARFADIVMPITTSYERNDISMSGDYSNLHIVPMKQLVQKQFEARDDYQVFCDLAKAFGVYDTFSEGKDEMQWLKEFYDGALKQAEGLMVTMPDFESFWQANEPLKFEIPSESENFVRYAEFREDPILNPLGTESGLIEIYSQSIAKYNYAHCPAHPTWLEPVEWLGMENKPAEFALITSHPALRLHSQCANTSLRKDYAIADKEPIWINTKDAADKGIKTGDIVSVSNQRGEVLAGAFVTDAIKQGVVRLCEGAWYDPQEPGKIGSVCKNGSPNVLTLDMPTSPLANGNIAHTGLVNIKKYEGEVKPLSVFTAPQGA from the coding sequence ATGAATACATTAAGCAGACGACAGGTGCTTCAAGCAATGGGGAAAGGTTTGGCAATATTTGCTCTTGTGCCTTTTGTGGGCTGTGATAGCGAGAGTAAAAAAGCAATCATAGAATCGGGTGTGAAAGATTTTAGTGAGAATCTTGTGCTTGATGGTGAAGTTATCACAGGGGCACATTGGGGGGTTCTTAAGGCAAAGATTAAAGATGGCAAAGTAATTTCAAGTAGCAATGCACTTAAAAACTCTATGCCAAATCCGCTCCATAGCACAATCCCTGATTTGATTTACTCACCTACACGCATTAAGTATCCTATGGTGAGAAAATCTTATTTGGAGAATCCTGCGAGTCCTAAACCTGAATTACGTGGAGCTGATGAATGGGTGAGAGTGAGCTATGATGAGGCGATTGCGCTTATTGCTAAGGAACTTAAAGCTACTTATAAGCAAAAGGGTAAAGAGGGTGTGTTTGCTGGGAGCTATGGCTGGAAAAGTAGTGGGAATTTGCACAATGCGAGAATCTTATTGCAACGATTTATGGGTATGGCAGGTGGCTATGTGGGCGTGAGTGGGGACTATTCCACAGGCGCTTCACAAGTGATTATGCCTTATGTAGTGGGGAGTATTGAAGTCTATGAGCAGCAAACCTCTTTTTCTAGTGTGCTAGATAATAGTCAAGTGGTAGTGATTTGGGGAGCTGACCCTATGGCTACATTGCGCAATGCTTGGACGCTTAACGAGGGCACAGGACTTGATTTTTTTGAGCAGCTTAAAAAATCTGGCAAACATATTATAAGCATTGACCCTGTGCGCAATATGACTTGTGATTATTTGGGTGCAGAGTGGTTAGCTCCATTGCCAAATACCGATGTGGCTTTAATGTTGGGTATTATGCATACAATGCTTGAGCACAATCAATATGACAAAGATTTTATAGAGAACTATACTACCGGATTTGAGCAGTTTAAAGCCTATCTTTTAGGGCAAAATGATGGCACAGCAAAAAATGCTGCTTGGGCTTCTAAAATTTGTGGCATCTCTGCTCAAAAGATAGAATCTCTCGCACAGCTTTTCTTTAATAATCGCACTATGCTTATGTCTGGCTGGGGTATGCAGAGGGCTCATCACGGAGAGCAGCCACATTGGGCTTTGGTAACTCTAGCGTGTATGATAGGACAAATTGGATTACCCGGGGGCGGATTTGGTTTGTCTTATCATTATAGCAATGGTGGTTCTCCTACGGCGACTGCTCCTGTGGTTGGTGGGATTAATCTTGGTAATGTAGGAAGTAGCGGTGCAGAATGGCTTATGCAAGGAAGTGATAATAATTTTCCTCTTGCGCGCATTTCTGATGCACTTCTTAATCCGGGTAAGAGCATAGAGCATAATGGCAAGAAAATCACTTATACTGATATTGATTTTATCTATTGGGCTGGGGGCAATCCGCTCGTGCATCATCAAGATACAAATACTCTTATTAAAGCGTGGCAAAAACCTAGAACGATTGTCGTTAATGAGATTTATTGGACACCAACAGCGCGATTTGCAGATATTGTTATGCCTATTACCACAAGTTATGAGCGCAATGATATTTCAATGAGTGGGGATTATTCAAATTTGCACATTGTGCCAATGAAGCAGCTTGTGCAAAAGCAATTTGAAGCTCGTGATGACTATCAAGTGTTTTGTGATTTGGCTAAGGCTTTTGGCGTGTATGACACATTTAGTGAAGGCAAAGATGAAATGCAATGGCTGAAAGAATTTTATGATGGAGCGCTTAAACAAGCCGAAGGATTGATGGTTACAATGCCTGATTTTGAGAGCTTTTGGCAAGCAAATGAGCCACTTAAATTTGAGATTCCATCAGAATCTGAAAATTTCGTGCGATATGCAGAATTTAGAGAAGATCCTATCCTTAATCCCCTTGGCACAGAATCTGGCTTAATTGAGATTTACTCTCAAAGCATTGCAAAATATAATTATGCGCACTGCCCTGCTCACCCCACTTGGCTTGAGCCTGTTGAGTGGCTAGGAATGGAAAACAAACCTGCCGAATTTGCACTTATCACCTCTCACCCTGCGTTAAGGCTACATTCTCAATGTGCGAATACTTCTTTGCGTAAAGATTATGCGATTGCTGATAAAGAGCCTATTTGGATTAATACCAAAGATGCAGCAGATAAGGGCATTAAAACAGGCGATATTGTGAGCGTGAGCAATCAAAGGGGCGAAGTGTTAGCTGGTGCTTTTGTAACAGATGCGATTAAGCAAGGTGTTGTGCGATTGTGTGAGGGAGCGTGGTATGACCCACAAGAACCCGGAAAAATTGGCAGTGTATGCAAAAATGGCTCACCTAATGTCCTCACACTTGATATGCCTACATCTCCTCTTGCTAATGGAAATATTGCACACACAGGGCTTGTAAATATCAAAAAATATGAGGGCGAAGTAAAGCCTCTTAGTGTCTTTACCGCCCCTCAAGGTGCGTAA
- a CDS encoding helix-turn-helix domain-containing protein, whose amino-acid sequence MQKIQDEFIDNAYKIIGLNVKKARELKGLTQLELSLAIGHKSVSVISCAEIYHKKQHFNIEHLLKIAQVLEVNIQNFFDGL is encoded by the coding sequence ATGCAAAAGATACAAGATGAATTTATAGACAATGCGTATAAAATCATAGGTTTAAATGTTAAAAAAGCGAGGGAGCTAAAGGGTCTAACGCAACTTGAACTTTCCTTAGCCATAGGGCATAAGTCTGTGAGTGTCATCTCTTGTGCTGAAATCTACCACAAAAAGCAGCATTTCAACATAGAACATCTACTCAAAATCGCTCAGGTTTTGGAGGTCAATATACAAAACTTCTTTGATGGTTTATAG
- a CDS encoding YkgJ family cysteine cluster protein, which translates to MDSFPCANCGACCKNISGIKELKSFDLGNGICKFLDMQSNLCKIYENRPDICRVDVMFERVYFKHYTQQEFYALNIESCNILQEKEGIDKDLRNEIGFSIKEK; encoded by the coding sequence TTGGATAGTTTTCCTTGCGCAAATTGCGGTGCGTGTTGTAAAAATATCAGCGGCATTAAAGAACTTAAATCTTTTGATTTGGGCAATGGCATCTGTAAATTTTTAGATATGCAGAGCAATTTATGTAAGATTTATGAAAACCGCCCAGATATTTGCAGGGTTGATGTGATGTTTGAAAGAGTATATTTTAAACATTATACTCAACAGGAATTCTATGCACTCAATATAGAATCTTGCAACATATTGCAAGAAAAAGAGGGTATAGATAAGGATTTGAGAAACGAGATTGGATTCTCAATAAAAGAAAAATAA
- the aroQ gene encoding type II 3-dehydroquinate dehydratase — protein MKILVIQGPNLNILGHREPHIYGNFTLEQIHNNLQAQAKQNNAELEFFQSNFEGEIIDKLQECIGGEYAGVLINPAAFSHTSIAIADAIASCGVPVIEVHISNIHAREEYRSKSYTGAVSAGVITGFGAFGYHLALMGILQIANEIQALKAQQNNQNA, from the coding sequence ATGAAAATCTTAGTCATTCAAGGACCAAATCTCAATATCTTAGGGCATCGCGAGCCACATATCTATGGAAATTTCACACTAGAGCAGATTCATAACAATCTCCAAGCCCAAGCCAAGCAAAATAATGCAGAGCTAGAGTTTTTTCAAAGCAATTTTGAGGGCGAGATTATTGATAAGCTCCAAGAATGTATCGGTGGGGAATATGCAGGGGTTTTGATTAATCCTGCTGCTTTTTCGCATACCTCTATCGCCATTGCCGATGCGATTGCGAGCTGCGGTGTGCCTGTGATTGAGGTGCATATTAGTAATATACACGCCAGAGAGGAATATCGCTCCAAAAGCTACACAGGCGCAGTGAGTGCGGGAGTGATTACAGGTTTTGGCGCGTTTGGTTATCATTTAGCCCTTATGGGAATCTTGCAAATTGCCAATGAAATCCAAGCTCTCAAAGCACAACAAAATAATCAAAACGCCTAA
- a CDS encoding M24 family metallopeptidase: protein MRDSSSLPYLSLNESAQYYECGFSCDNALVVRVEESRFFITDSRYTLEAKELCAPHTEVIESTNFIQSAQDVLHKLNVRKIVFNPQELSVQMYEKLKNALETHKCELIPQENFHQKLRICKNEQEITLIQTSQKLNKRAFKHFGNYLNKILKKAPSEKALHYQAMQFLSDFGRYELSFEPIVGINANGVKPHALPNPKCHLAKNDILLFDAGIKYKRYCSDMTRTAAIRGEIHFGKKQKFKKAKHQKIYDIVLKAQEEAISKARSGMSGKQIDALARNIIEKSGYGAYFVHSTGHGVGLDIHELPRISRLSEECVEDGMVFSVEPGIYLPQEFGVRIEDLVVMKNGRAEVL from the coding sequence ATGAGAGATTCTAGCTCTTTGCCCTATCTTAGTCTCAATGAGAGTGCGCAATATTACGAATGTGGCTTTAGCTGCGATAATGCACTAGTTGTGCGCGTGGAGGAGAGCAGATTTTTTATCACAGATTCTCGCTATACCCTTGAAGCCAAAGAATTATGCGCTCCCCACACCGAAGTGATAGAATCTACAAATTTTATCCAAAGTGCGCAAGATGTATTGCATAAGCTCAATGTGCGCAAAATAGTGTTTAACCCGCAAGAGCTAAGCGTGCAGATGTATGAAAAGCTCAAAAATGCGCTTGAAACACATAAATGCGAACTTATCCCTCAAGAGAATTTCCACCAGAAGCTTAGAATCTGCAAAAATGAGCAAGAAATCACCCTTATTCAAACATCACAAAAGCTTAATAAGAGGGCATTTAAACACTTTGGCAATTATTTAAACAAGATTCTTAAAAAAGCCCCGAGTGAAAAGGCACTGCATTATCAGGCTATGCAGTTTTTAAGTGATTTTGGGCGATATGAGCTAAGCTTTGAGCCCATAGTGGGCATTAACGCTAATGGTGTGAAACCTCACGCTTTGCCTAATCCAAAATGTCATCTAGCAAAAAATGATATTTTGCTCTTTGATGCGGGCATTAAATACAAAAGATATTGTTCGGATATGACACGCACAGCCGCAATCAGAGGCGAAATACATTTTGGCAAAAAGCAAAAATTTAAGAAAGCAAAACATCAAAAAATCTATGATATTGTCTTAAAAGCCCAAGAGGAAGCTATTTCAAAGGCAAGAAGTGGTATGAGTGGTAAGCAAATAGACGCTCTGGCGCGTAATATTATTGAAAAAAGTGGCTATGGCGCATATTTTGTGCATAGCACAGGACACGGCGTGGGGCTTGATATACACGAATTACCGCGCATTTCACGCTTAAGTGAGGAATGTGTAGAAGATGGTATGGTGTTTTCTGTTGAGCCCGGTATTTATCTCCCACAAGAATTTGGTGTGCGAATTGAGGATTTGGTGGTGATGAAAAATGGACGTGCAGAGGTGCTATAA
- a CDS encoding 6-hydroxymethylpterin diphosphokinase MptE-like protein — MDNAHKAQTQTATSLRAICQSGALHFLESYTAKRYALNMDFFSLINPKLFEELKSPPMQYNVYCNGEDLNIIDVQTKNFVYPTRKKGKKLEHTMIEQNLALALNPLNNSAYTLHTNRLALHKLDEEKLALTAGICNPMIDMMLNEFGGANRFHLPSHFLPNMTLFGLLGGMFLQFLIEEGYHFHSLLLFEEHIDFFRISLYFVDYPLLFERVSERSCYVFVKDLLHKEFVQNYFTQRRITNNFLRLELCLYDSPKLQAVQESVAESYAINSRGWGSFDDEMIGVKNTLINLGIDKTHLSYPILHLPQRVNAPICVVGNGPSLDMLLPFIKANAKNMIIFSCGTALKPLKNAGIEPDFQIEIERISYLKDVLESAPLGETTLLCGNMVQPDALALGKEAYIFMRGGSASAYFGGVKSVVEFAAPYVGNAGFALACLLSEEVLICGLDCGYIKGQSKHAQGSFYGEEESNIPQNAYAVQGNGESEVYADALFSLSSAMMSKAIGIFKPKLVINLGQGAYIRGARPVCVEDFTLREIDKNAQILALKSYMSAHRQAVLTRDDYRFYQESIVAYKEEILNALRESIGCKTADATQRNVAHKVELFKRIDMLYALTLKKSANEPFVGLLFEGSISHILHTMMLCALHIPNDNIALFYARCVEIIESGLNKMAMSYKMQSTSYIKG; from the coding sequence ATGGATAATGCACATAAAGCGCAAACGCAAACTGCCACAAGTCTTCGGGCTATTTGCCAAAGTGGCGCATTGCATTTTTTGGAATCTTACACAGCCAAACGTTATGCGCTTAATATGGATTTTTTTAGCTTAATCAATCCCAAGCTGTTTGAAGAGCTCAAATCCCCTCCTATGCAGTATAATGTGTATTGCAATGGTGAAGATTTAAATATCATTGATGTGCAGACTAAGAATTTTGTCTATCCCACGCGCAAAAAAGGGAAGAAACTTGAGCATACAATGATAGAGCAAAATCTTGCCCTCGCACTCAATCCGTTGAATAATTCAGCCTATACTCTGCATACAAATCGTCTTGCTCTCCATAAGCTTGATGAGGAAAAGTTAGCACTTACTGCGGGGATTTGTAATCCTATGATTGATATGATGCTTAATGAGTTTGGTGGGGCAAATCGCTTTCATCTCCCTTCACATTTTTTGCCAAATATGACGCTTTTTGGATTGCTTGGGGGTATGTTTTTGCAATTTTTGATTGAAGAGGGCTATCATTTTCACTCTTTATTGCTTTTTGAGGAGCATATAGATTTTTTTAGAATCTCACTTTATTTTGTGGATTATCCTTTGTTGTTTGAGCGTGTAAGTGAGCGTTCGTGCTATGTATTTGTCAAGGATTTATTACATAAGGAATTTGTCCAAAATTATTTTACACAAAGAAGAATCACAAATAACTTTTTGCGTCTCGAATTATGCTTGTATGATAGCCCTAAGTTGCAGGCTGTGCAAGAGAGTGTTGCAGAATCTTATGCAATAAATTCTAGGGGGTGGGGGAGCTTTGACGATGAGATGATAGGCGTGAAAAATACACTTATCAATTTAGGCATAGACAAAACGCATTTATCTTATCCTATTTTGCACTTGCCACAGCGTGTTAATGCCCCTATATGCGTTGTTGGCAATGGACCAAGCCTTGATATGCTGTTACCTTTTATCAAAGCAAATGCAAAAAATATGATTATTTTTAGCTGTGGCACTGCGCTCAAACCACTTAAGAATGCAGGTATTGAGCCTGATTTTCAAATTGAAATTGAGCGGATTTCGTATCTTAAAGATGTTTTAGAATCTGCTCCTTTGGGCGAAACCACGCTTTTATGTGGCAATATGGTGCAACCTGATGCGCTTGCTCTCGGGAAAGAGGCATATATATTTATGCGTGGAGGGAGTGCAAGTGCGTATTTTGGCGGGGTAAAGAGTGTGGTAGAGTTTGCCGCACCCTATGTGGGCAATGCAGGATTCGCGTTGGCTTGCTTGTTAAGTGAGGAAGTGCTTATTTGCGGGCTTGATTGTGGCTATATTAAAGGGCAGAGCAAACACGCGCAGGGTTCGTTTTATGGAGAAGAAGAGAGCAACATTCCTCAAAATGCTTATGCTGTGCAAGGCAATGGAGAGAGCGAAGTGTATGCTGATGCACTTTTTTCGCTCTCAAGTGCGATGATGAGCAAAGCCATAGGGATATTTAAGCCTAAGTTGGTGATTAATCTAGGGCAGGGTGCATATATCCGCGGTGCTCGTCCTGTTTGTGTTGAAGACTTTACATTGCGTGAGATTGATAAAAATGCGCAAATATTGGCACTCAAAAGCTATATGTCTGCTCATAGGCAAGCTGTGCTTACACGAGATGATTATAGATTCTATCAAGAGAGCATAGTAGCCTATAAAGAAGAGATTTTAAACGCATTACGCGAAAGCATAGGATGTAAAACAGCAGATGCAACACAAAGAAATGTTGCTCATAAAGTTGAGCTTTTTAAACGCATTGATATGCTTTATGCCCTCACTCTTAAAAAATCTGCAAACGAGCCATTTGTAGGCTTACTTTTTGAAGGCAGCATTTCGCATATTTTGCATACAATGATGCTTTGTGCATTGCACATTCCTAATGATAATATTGCGCTTTTTTATGCGCGATGTGTAGAGATTATAGAATCTGGATTAAACAAAATGGCTATGAGTTATAAAATGCAAAGCACAAGCTATATAAAAGGCTAG
- a CDS encoding Fur family transcriptional regulator, whose product MMNFEQHLRDKHLKITPQRIATLNQIYNNGHMSVEEIYEQIKQIYPSISLATIYKNVNALCKANILREIKAPKDKQKYELSSDKHLHVYCEKCGKLDDIKLDTQTLEKNCSANSGYTISDISAVLIGICPECKDVS is encoded by the coding sequence ATGATGAACTTTGAGCAACATCTGCGAGATAAACACTTAAAAATCACTCCTCAACGCATTGCTACACTTAATCAAATCTATAATAATGGACATATGAGCGTAGAAGAGATTTATGAGCAGATTAAACAAATCTATCCATCTATTTCTCTTGCTACAATTTATAAAAATGTCAATGCGCTGTGCAAAGCAAATATTTTGCGCGAAATCAAAGCACCTAAAGATAAGCAAAAATATGAATTAAGCAGTGATAAGCATTTACACGTATATTGCGAAAAATGTGGCAAATTAGATGATATTAAACTTGATACGCAAACTTTAGAAAAAAATTGTAGTGCAAATAGTGGCTATACAATTTCGGATATTTCAGCAGTGCTTATTGGTATATGCCCAGAGTGCAAAGATGTGTCATAG
- the ffh gene encoding signal recognition particle protein, protein MFDTLTSSFKGIINKIRFSDDEKSLQRACDELKKTLLKNDVYHKAVKQIIQEVQQRTKEKGIGKQNFINALQESLSKILQVSKSYGISFSPTPPSVIIMMGLQGSGKTTSSAKLAFYLKQKGKKVLLVACDLHRLAAIEQLTQLAQNIEVDIFIPSYASQPNNAICVAKEAKQKATQAHYDMVIIDSAGRLAIDEVLMNELEEIKRAVAASECLYVADSLSGQDGIRSAQHFNEKIGIDGVILSKFDSDSKGGIALSIAYQIGIPLKFIGSGEKVADFDIFIPDRIISRLMGAGDIASLAEKTANVINQDEAKSIAKKIKKGQFGFEDFIAQIENVKKLGSMSSIASMIPGLGGMASALKDVDLDKSSEIKNIRAMVNSMTKKERENPDLLNGSRRKRIAQGSGLEVSDINRIIKQFDQAAKFAKKLSQKGGMQELMSMMGNLRIPK, encoded by the coding sequence GTGTTTGATACGCTGACAAGTTCATTTAAGGGCATTATCAATAAAATTCGTTTCTCTGATGATGAAAAATCATTGCAAAGGGCGTGTGATGAGTTAAAAAAGACATTATTAAAAAATGATGTGTATCATAAGGCAGTCAAGCAAATTATACAGGAAGTGCAGCAGCGCACCAAAGAAAAAGGTATTGGCAAACAAAATTTTATAAATGCACTTCAAGAATCTCTAAGCAAGATTCTCCAAGTTTCAAAAAGTTATGGCATAAGTTTTTCGCCCACACCTCCAAGTGTCATTATAATGATGGGCTTACAAGGAAGCGGTAAGACAACCTCAAGTGCTAAGCTTGCTTTTTATCTGAAGCAAAAGGGCAAAAAAGTGCTACTTGTAGCGTGTGATTTACATCGTTTGGCGGCTATTGAGCAGCTCACTCAACTTGCGCAAAATATAGAGGTAGATATTTTTATCCCTTCATATGCAAGTCAGCCAAATAATGCTATATGTGTGGCAAAGGAAGCAAAGCAAAAGGCAACTCAAGCGCATTATGATATGGTTATTATTGATAGTGCAGGACGATTGGCTATTGATGAAGTATTGATGAATGAGCTTGAGGAAATAAAGCGTGCAGTGGCTGCGAGTGAATGTTTATATGTGGCAGATTCTCTAAGCGGACAAGATGGAATCCGCTCCGCACAGCATTTTAATGAAAAGATTGGGATTGATGGCGTTATTCTTTCTAAATTTGATAGCGATAGCAAGGGTGGAATAGCCCTCTCAATCGCATATCAGATAGGTATTCCGCTTAAATTTATCGGAAGTGGAGAAAAAGTAGCAGATTTTGACATTTTCATTCCTGATAGAATCATCTCGCGTCTTATGGGGGCAGGAGATATTGCTTCGCTTGCAGAAAAAACAGCAAATGTTATTAATCAAGATGAAGCTAAAAGCATAGCAAAAAAAATCAAAAAGGGGCAATTTGGATTTGAGGATTTTATCGCACAAATTGAAAATGTAAAAAAGCTTGGTTCAATGAGTTCAATTGCTTCAATGATTCCGGGTCTTGGAGGTATGGCAAGTGCGCTTAAAGATGTGGATTTAGACAAATCAAGTGAGATTAAAAATATTCGCGCAATGGTAAATTCTATGACAAAAAAAGAACGGGAGAATCCAGATTTGCTTAATGGCTCAAGGCGCAAACGAATAGCGCAGGGGAGTGGGCTGGAAGTGAGCGATATAAATCGGATTATTAAGCAGTTTGACCAAGCTGCGAAATTTGCCAAGAAACTCTCTCAAAAAGGCGGTATGCAGGAGCTTATGAGTATGATGGGAAATCTTAGGATACCAAAATAA
- the rpsP gene encoding 30S ribosomal protein S16, producing MATVIRLTKMGRKKKPFYRIVVTDSRKKRDGGWIESLGYYNPLVEPVLVKYDAQRLAYWKSVGAKMSERVAKLTSK from the coding sequence ATGGCAACAGTGATTAGACTTACCAAAATGGGACGCAAGAAAAAACCTTTTTATCGTATCGTAGTAACAGATTCGCGTAAAAAACGAGATGGGGGCTGGATAGAATCTCTTGGATATTACAACCCTTTGGTTGAACCTGTGCTTGTCAAATATGATGCGCAGCGGTTGGCATATTGGAAAAGTGTTGGTGCAAAAATGAGCGAGAGAGTGGCAAAGCTCACCTCAAAGTAA
- a CDS encoding KH domain-containing protein — MVEDFIREYAKKIANKPEAIQIQMQDMEDNTCEIIILADAEDVGRLIGRDGKMVGSLKTFISGTKAKDGKNYRIAVQAH, encoded by the coding sequence ATGGTTGAAGATTTCATTAGGGAATATGCAAAAAAGATTGCAAATAAACCTGAAGCAATACAAATACAAATGCAAGATATGGAGGATAATACTTGTGAAATAATTATCCTTGCTGATGCTGAAGATGTGGGGCGATTGATTGGACGTGATGGTAAAATGGTGGGTTCTTTGAAGACTTTTATATCTGGCACCAAAGCCAAAGATGGCAAAAATTATAGAATTGCTGTGCAAGCTCATTGA
- the rimM gene encoding ribosome maturation factor RimM (Essential for efficient processing of 16S rRNA): MQQSPLLLVAKIGRLIGVNGGLKLHIMSDFPSIFVPKASFHTKSFGTLCIHSFHSAKNLVQFEGYISRESAAKLVHCELYSTLEESKAMCELKEGEFLWEEIIGANVCDRFENGELRLGKIKDIERIGTLDYLLVETDLALVDKGLNKQFFIPNIEHFVLSLSPQSVFTRNAFGILEQS, translated from the coding sequence ATGCAGCAATCTCCACTTCTTTTGGTTGCTAAAATAGGTCGTCTTATAGGAGTAAATGGGGGATTAAAGCTACATATTATGAGTGATTTTCCTTCAATTTTTGTTCCCAAAGCTTCTTTTCATACAAAATCTTTTGGCACACTTTGTATTCACTCTTTTCATTCTGCAAAGAATCTTGTGCAGTTTGAGGGATATATTTCACGCGAAAGTGCCGCTAAGCTTGTCCATTGTGAGCTTTATTCTACGCTTGAGGAAAGCAAGGCTATGTGTGAATTAAAAGAGGGCGAGTTTTTGTGGGAAGAAATCATAGGTGCGAATGTGTGCGATAGATTTGAAAATGGAGAGTTAAGGCTAGGTAAAATCAAAGACATAGAGCGCATTGGCACACTTGATTATCTTCTTGTGGAGACAGATTTGGCACTTGTAGATAAGGGTTTAAACAAACAATTCTTTATCCCAAACATTGAACATTTTGTACTTTCTCTTTCTCCTCAAAGTGTTTTTACGCGCAATGCTTTTGGTATTTTAGAACAGAGTTAA